A genomic segment from Capra hircus breed San Clemente chromosome 7, ASM170441v1, whole genome shotgun sequence encodes:
- the FGFR4 gene encoding fibroblast growth factor receptor 4, with translation MRLLLVLLGVLLGAPGAPALSFEASEETELEPCLAPSPEQQEQELTVALGQPVRLCCGRAERSGHWYKEGSRLTPAGRVRGWRGRLEIASFLPEDAGQYLCLARGSLLLHNVTLVVDDSMTSSNGDEDPKIHRGPLNGHIYPQQAPYWTHPQRMEKKLHAVPAGNTVKFRCPAAGNPMPTIRWLKDGQDFHGEHRIGGIRLRHQHWSLVMESVVPSDRGMYTCLVENSLGSIRYSYLLDVLERSPHRPILQAGLPANTTAVVGSDVELLCKVYSDAQPHIQWLKHIVINGSSFGADGFPYVQVLKTADINSSEVEVLYLRNVSAEDAGEYTCLAGNSIGLSYQSAWLTVLPEEDLTWTATAPEGRYTDIILYSSGSLALIVFLLLVGLYRRQTLLTRHHRQPATVQKLSRFPLARQFSLESGSSAKSSLSLVRGVRLSSSGPPLLAGLVSLDLPLDPLWEFPRDRLVLGKPLGEGCFGQVVCAEAFGMDPTRPDQASTVAVKMLKDNASDKDLADLVSEMEVMKLIGRHKNIINLLGVCTQEGPLYVIVECAAKGNLREFLRARRPPGPDLSPDGPRSSEGPLSFPALVSCAYQVARGMQYLESRKCIHRDLAARNVLVTEDNVMKIADFGLARGIHHIDYYKKTSNGRLPVKWMAPEALFDRVYTHQSDVWSFGILLWEIFTLGGSPYPGIPVEELFSLLREGHRMDRPPHCPPELYGLMRECWHAAPSQRPTFKQLVEALDKVLLAVSEEYLDLRLTFGPYSPAGGDASSTCSSSDSVFSHDPLPLRPSSFSFPGGQT, from the exons ATGCGGCTGCTGTTGGTCCTACTGGGGGTCCTGCTGGGGGCACCTGGGGCTCCAGCTTTGTCCTTTGAGGCCTCTGAGGAAACGGAGCTGG AGCCCTGCCTGGCCCCCAGCCCGGAGCAGCAAGAGCAGGAGTTGACGGTGGCCCTTGGGCAGCCTGTGCGGTTATGCTGTGGGCGGGCTGAGCGCAGTGGCCACTGGTACAAGGAGGGCAGTCGCCTGACACCTGCTGGCCGGGTACGAGGCTGGAGAGGCCGCTTGGAGATTGCCAGCTTCCTACCCGAGGATGCTGGCCAGTACCTCTGCCTGGCAAGAGGCTCCTTGCTTCTGCACAACGTCACCTTGGTTGTGGACG ACTCCATGACCTCCAGCAATGGCGACGAGGACCCCAAGATCCACAGGGGCCCCTTGAATGGGCACATTTACCCCCAGCAAG CACCCTACTGGACGCACCCCCAGCGCATGGAGAAGAAACTGCATGCGGTGCCTGCTGGGAACACCGTCAAGTTCCGCTGTCCAGCTGCAGGCAACCCCATGCCCACCATCCGCTGGCTCAAGGATGGACAGGACTTCCACGGGGAGCACCGCATTGGAGGCATTCGG CTGCGCCACCAGCACTGGAGCCTGGTGATGGAAAGCGTGGTGCCCTCTGACCGTGGCATGTACACCTGCCTCGTGGAAAACTCTTTGGGCAGCATCCGCTATAGCTACTTGCTGGACGTGCTGG AGCGGTCCCCGCACCGGCCCATCCTTCAGGCAGGGCTCCCAGCCAACACCACAGCTGTGGTGGGCAGTGACGTGGAACTGCTCTGCAAGGTGTACAGCGACGCCCAGCCCCACATCCAGTGGCTGAAGCACATCGTCATCAATGGCAGCAGCTTCGGTGCCGACGGCTTCCCCTATGTGCAAGTCTTAAAG ACAGCGGACATCAATAGCTCAGAGGTGGAGGTCTTGTACCTTCGGAATGTATCTGCTGAGGATGCAGGCGAGTACACCTGCCTGGCGGGCAACTCCATCGGCCTTTCCTACCAGTCAGCCTGGCTCACGGTGCTGCCAG AGGAGGATCTCACGTGGACAGCAACAGCACCCGAAGGCAGGTACACGGACATCATCCTGTACTCGTCAGGCTCTCTGGCTTTGATCGTGTTCCTGCTGCTGGTCGGGCTATATCGCAGGCAGACGCTCCTCACCCGACACCACCGACAGCCCGCCACTGTGCAGAAGTTATCTCGCTTCCCTCTGGCCCGACAG TTCTCGCTGGAGTCAGGCTCCTCAGCCAAGTCAAGCTTATCCCTGGTGCGGGGTGTCCGTCTCTCCTCCAGCGGCCCCCCCTTGCTCGCTGGCCTCGTGAGCCTCGACCTGCCTCTTGACCCACTGTGGGAGTTCCCCCGGGACAG gctggtgctgggaaagcccCTGGGCGAGGGCTGCTTTGGGCAGGTGGTATGTGCAGAGGCCTTCGGCATGGACCCCACCCGGCCGGACCAAGCCAGCACCGTGGCCGTCAAGATGCTTAAGG ACAACGCCTCCGACAAGGACTTGGCAGACCTGGTCTCTGAGATGGAGGTGATGAAGCTGATTGGCCGACACAAGAACATTATCAACCTGCTGGGTGTCTGCACCCAGGAAG GGCCCTTGTACGTGATTGTGGAGTGTGCTGCCAAGGGCAACCTGCGGGAGTTCCTGCGGGCCCGCCGCCCCCCAGGCCCTGACCTCAGCCCTGACGGGCCTCGGAGCAGCGAGGGGCCGCTCTCCTTCCCTGCCCTGGTCTCCTGCGCCTACCAGGTGGCCCGGGGCATGCAGTACCTTGAGTCCCGGAAG tgcATCCACCGGGACCTGGCTGCCCGCAATGTGCTGGTGACCGAGGACAACGTGATGAAGATTGCAGACTTCGGGCTGGCCCGTGGCATCCACCACATTGATTACTACAAGAAAACTAGCAAC ggCCGCCTGCCTGTCAAGTGGATGGCACCAGAGGCCTTGTTTGACAGAGTCTACACGCACCAGAGTGATGT GTGGTCGTTTGGAATCCTGCTGTGGGAGATCTTCACCCTCGGGGGCTCCCCATACCCTGGCATCCCCGTGGAGGAGCTGTTCTCGCTGCTACGAGAGGGGCATCGGATGGACCGGCCCCCACACTGCCCCCCAGAGCT GTACGGGCTGATGCGCGAGTGCTGGCACGCAGCACCCTCTCAGAGGCCCACTTTCAAGCAACTGGTGGAGGCGCTGGACAAGGTCCTGCTGGCTGTCTCTGAGGAG TACCTCGACCTCCGCCTAACCTTTGGACCCTACTCCCCTGCCGGCGGGGACGCCAGCAGCACCTGCTCCTCTAGCGACTCTGTCTTCAGCCACGACCCCCTACCACTGAGGCCCAGctccttctccttccctgggGGGCAGACGTGA